One genomic region from Gadus morhua chromosome 9, gadMor3.0, whole genome shotgun sequence encodes:
- the LOC115550263 gene encoding zinc finger MYM-type protein 1-like, giving the protein MRVYVLAQTTCLRHLSVANPREHEHSTKKMASVKCNTVVSLREVPFSRRTNAEKEAIKQLGPPRPDLNIKQVSTKGEKAYTRSFKNNWYHRKTWLAGCDVANALFCYPCLLFHPENNTADGTAWTIKGVTDMQHLSDKVKKHEKAKNHMDSCLKFSALGRVNIATQLDEGYRLAVLRHNDEVSKNRHILNRLIQCVKFCGIFELALRGRDETEGSANPGIFRGLVDFVAQLDEVFDEHLKTASVFKGTSKTIQNELLGCMLGVVKERIVEEVKAAKFVAIQADETTNVSTQTQLVLVLRYIDGKYAVHESFFEFLPLTESTTEQSVF; this is encoded by the coding sequence ATGAGGGTTTATGTGCTCGCACAAACGACGTGCTTACGTCATCTGTCTGTTGCTAACCCGCGGGAACATGAACATTCTACGAAGAAGATGGCGAGTGTCAAGTGCAATACTGTAGTGTCTCTGAGAGAAGTGCCCTTTAGTCGTCGTACTAATGCGGAGAAGGAAGCGATAAAACAGCTAGGACCCCCTAGACCTGATTTAAACATCAAGCAAGTGTCAACGAAAGGGGAGAAGGCCTACACACGATCTTTTAAAAATAACTGGTACCACAGAAAAACCTGGCTAGCCGGCTGTGATGTAGCCAATGCTCTTTTTTGCTACCCCTGCCTTCTCTTCCACCCAGAAAACAACACGGCAGACGGTACAGCGTGGACAATAAAAGGGGTAACGGATATGCAACATCTGTCTGACAAAGTTAAAAAGCACGAGAAGGCAAAAAACCACATGGACAGCTGTCTGAAGTTTTCAGCTTTAGGGAGAGTGAACATTGCTACACAGCTGGATGAGGGGTATCGGCTAGCAGTGCTTCGTCACAACGATGAGGTGAGCAAGAACCGCCACATACTCAATCGGCTCATCCAGTGTGTGAAGTTTTGCGGCATTTTTGAGCTAGCTTTGCGAGGCAGAGACGAAACCGAGGGCTCCGCCAACCCTGGTATTTTTCGGGGCCTTGTCGATTTTGTGGCACAGTTGGATGAGGTGTTTGATGAGCACCTGAAAACGGCAAGTGTCTTCAAGGGCACATCCAAGACGATTCAAAACGAACTGCTGGGGTGTATGCTGGGTGTGGTGAAGGAACGGATTGTCGAGGAGGTGAAGGCTGCGAAGTTTGTAGCCATCCAGGCTGACGAGACCACCAATGTCAGCACGCAGACTCAGCTGGTTCTTGTTCTCCGATACATCGACGGCAAGTATGCAGTGCATGAAAGTTTTTTTGAGTTTCTTCCCCTCACCGAGTCAACGACTGAACAGTCTGTTTTCTga